The Castanea sativa cultivar Marrone di Chiusa Pesio chromosome 11, ASM4071231v1 genome contains a region encoding:
- the LOC142617217 gene encoding pectinesterase 2-like gives MALRVLVTLLFVPLFLSPTILGYSQADIKKWCSQTPNPEPCEYFLSHKPNYRNPIKQKSDFFTISKQLALERALKAQSNIFSLGPKCKNAREKAAWADCLELYEYTHLRLNKTIDPNVKCSQTDAQTWLSTALTNLETCRAGFIELGVPENLLPLMSNNVSKLISNALALNKVPYTVPSYKHGFPTWVKPGDRKLLQSSSAPKANIVVAQDGSGNYKTINEAISAASSQSGSGRFVIYVKAGTYNENVEITLKNIMLVGDGIGKTIVTGSKSVGGGSTTFNSATIAVVGDGFIAQDITIRNTAGAANQQAVALRSGSDLSVFYRCSFEGYQDTLYVHSQRQFYRECDIYGTVDFIFGNAAVVLQNCNIYARYPPNKTNTLTAQGRTDPNQNTGISIHDCTVKAASDLTASQSSVTTYLGRPWKEYSRTIFMETYLDSLIAPAGWMEWSGNFALDTLYYGEYANTGPGSSTADRVNWPGYHVITSASVASQYTVANFISGGSWLPVTNVPYTANL, from the exons ATGGCACTTCGAGTCTTGGTTACACTTCTATTTGTGCCTCTTTTTCTGTCTCCAACCATTCTTGGTTACTCCCAAGCAGATATTAAAAAATGGTGTagccaaaccccaaaccctgaGCCATGTGAGTATTTTTTAAGCCATAAGCCTAATTACCGCAACCCCATCAAGCAAAAGTCCGATTTTTTCACAATCTCAAAGCAGCTAGCACTAGAACGTGCCCTAAAAGCTCAAAGTAACATATTTTCACTAGGGCCCAAGTGCAAAAATGCTCGTGAAAAGGCCGCATGGGCTGATTGCCTTGAGCTTTATGAGTACACCCACCTTAGGCTTAACAAAACCATCGACCCTAATGTCAAGTGCAGCCAAACCGATGCCCAGACATGGCTCAGCACGGCTCTAACCAACCTTGAGACGTGTCGGGCCGGGTTTATTGAACTAGGGGTCCCTGAGAATCTCTTGCCGTTGATGTCAAACAATGTTTCTAAGCTAATCAGCAATGCTTTGGCTCTTAACAAAGTTCCATACACTGTACCGAGTTATAAACATGGTTTCCCAACTTGGGTTAAGCCCGGGGACCGGAAACTCTTGCAGTCATCTTCGGCTCCTAAGGCCAATATCGTGGTGGCACAAGATGGTTCGGGGAATTATAAGACGATAAATGAGGCGATAAGTGCAGCATCATCACAGTCAGGAAGTGGGAGGTTTGTGATATATGTGAAGGCTGGGACATACAACGAAAACGTTGAGATAACGTTGAAGAATATTATGTTGGTGGGAGATGGTATAGGAAAAACCATAGTCACTGGGAGCAAAAGTGTTGGTGGAGGTTCTACAACCTTCAATTCAGCCACTATTG cTGTTGTGGGAGATGGATTCATTGCTCAAGACATCACTATCAGAAACACTGCTGGTGCAGCAAATCAACAAGCCGTGGCCTTACGGTCTGGGTCTGATCTATCAGTATTTTATAGATGCAGCTTCGAAGGGTACCAAGACACCCTTTATGTCCATTCCCAAAGGCAATTTTATAGGGAATGCGACATATATGGCACAGTCGATTTTATATTTGGAAATGCAGCGGTTGTGTTACAAAATTGTAACATTTATGCACGTTACCCTCCTAACAAGACCAACACTCTCACTGCTCAAGGTAGGACTGACCCTAATCAAAACACTGGAATTTCCATTCATGATTGTACAGTCAAGGCTGCTTCAGATTTAACGGCATCCCAGAGTTCGGTTACGACATACTTAGGGAGGCCATGGAAGGAGTACTCACGCACGATTTTTATGGAAACATACTTAGATAGCTTGATTGCTCCAGCGGGATGGATGGAATGGAGTGGAAATTTTGCCCTTGATACCTTGTATTATGGGGAGTATGCCAACACGGGGCCAGGCTCATCAACTGCTGATAGGGTTAATTGGCCTGGCTACCATGTCATTACTAGTGCATCTGTAGCTTCACAATATACTGTTGCAAACTTCATCTCTGGCGGTTCATGGTTGCCAGTTACCAACGTGCCTTACACAGCTaacctttaa